In Enterobacter cloacae, the following are encoded in one genomic region:
- the ydaQ gene encoding hypothetical protein, translating to MAQIIFDEEWIVAGRLTEKTGLDDRQIKAYRLGSWIEGIHFKRVPAAPGGESKRALVWYNFPRINKFIQDA from the coding sequence ATGGCGCAAATCATTTTTGATGAAGAGTGGATCGTGGCGGGAAGGCTTACTGAAAAGACAGGCCTGGACGATAGGCAAATAAAAGCCTACCGACTGGGAAGCTGGATTGAAGGGATTCATTTTAAGCGAGTTCCTGCAGCACCGGGCGGAGAAAGCAAACGTGCTTTGGTCTGGTACAACTTCCCGCGGATTAATAAATTTATTCAGGATGCATGA
- a CDS encoding exodeoxyribonuclease VIII — protein sequence MSVELKVFGGAYFPKDKALKKTPDLKPLAIAINGSTKAIAEAVIFGKLAAEYPERIDDYFKVKIWEHREGLPCPELDVFSPDFFDTMAVWNVNAGEPAAAPQPEIDDSETLQGDERATAMKIVRNLDQDSRAACLALFGAVEEITDAQYGQVVDLNNDDDGCFQRELAMAFVKEPRVFSLSSERQEELLAWVRKTMKVSTQWPDIKKGIAKWIDTPAAKREPVTTDIKADTEASLGGNNPTDRSPDMVHNLATLRLETALGILSVAIDFDIYAIPSEIMRRAKEIENAGADPRFSAWWNKLRGTPGILDFSRAAIIALIKSAPEDLYLRPVDLRAYINRKLVESNHAKPDQKTIDIACGNIKREANNDETKPSVHGETQPPAVCPGKAAQLDKELKEAFAQNSAPEQQTGDQPRVENLGGGVFSVGALVNTRPSNEVEKQEVPPALSDREIAIVQALNDLISGRTDVMGKEEAEGVVACTDHLVSDAIPLLMADIATTECSLSPDFSDEEIHNVATTLLDGWSEDVSVRQKIALDAIVEYRRPELPKPVVLDPLSVTAKPKKAAEPEPKANSQQMSLSYLQQLTIAALQGLCANPAYCNQYDDLPGMAAGLAQSIEYLQQQESSRASD from the coding sequence ATGTCAGTAGAATTAAAAGTTTTCGGCGGTGCTTATTTTCCAAAGGATAAAGCACTTAAAAAGACACCCGATTTAAAACCCCTCGCAATTGCAATAAATGGTTCTACGAAGGCGATCGCAGAAGCTGTTATTTTCGGAAAGCTGGCCGCTGAGTACCCTGAACGCATCGATGATTATTTTAAGGTAAAAATCTGGGAGCATCGGGAAGGTTTGCCCTGCCCTGAGCTGGATGTTTTCTCCCCTGATTTTTTTGACACGATGGCGGTTTGGAATGTTAACGCTGGTGAACCAGCTGCGGCACCGCAACCAGAAATCGATGATAGTGAAACCTTGCAGGGTGACGAGCGTGCAACGGCTATGAAGATTGTGCGTAACCTTGATCAGGACTCCAGGGCGGCGTGCCTGGCCTTGTTCGGCGCAGTAGAGGAAATTACCGATGCGCAATACGGCCAGGTGGTGGATTTGAATAACGATGACGATGGCTGCTTCCAGCGCGAACTGGCGATGGCCTTTGTGAAAGAACCACGAGTGTTTTCTTTGAGCAGCGAACGCCAGGAAGAATTACTGGCATGGGTGCGCAAAACGATGAAGGTGTCCACTCAGTGGCCCGATATCAAAAAAGGGATCGCTAAGTGGATCGACACTCCGGCAGCTAAGCGGGAGCCAGTTACTACTGACATCAAGGCTGATACAGAAGCCAGTCTGGGGGGTAACAATCCTACCGATCGTAGCCCTGACATGGTGCATAACCTCGCGACGCTCCGTCTTGAAACCGCGCTTGGAATTTTGTCAGTCGCGATAGATTTCGATATTTACGCCATACCGTCTGAAATTATGCGCCGCGCCAAAGAAATCGAAAATGCAGGTGCCGACCCACGATTTTCTGCCTGGTGGAATAAATTACGCGGCACGCCGGGTATTCTGGATTTCTCCCGCGCTGCCATTATCGCGCTGATTAAATCCGCTCCGGAGGATCTTTACCTCAGACCGGTTGATCTGCGTGCTTACATTAACCGTAAGCTCGTCGAATCGAACCACGCTAAACCAGATCAGAAAACGATTGATATCGCATGTGGCAACATCAAGCGGGAAGCAAACAATGATGAAACCAAACCGTCTGTACATGGCGAAACTCAACCACCAGCAGTTTGCCCTGGCAAAGCTGCGCAACTCGACAAGGAACTCAAAGAGGCATTCGCTCAGAACTCAGCGCCAGAACAGCAGACCGGTGACCAGCCACGGGTTGAGAACCTGGGTGGTGGTGTCTTCTCTGTCGGTGCATTGGTAAACACCCGTCCCTCAAATGAGGTCGAAAAACAGGAAGTACCGCCAGCTCTAAGTGATCGCGAAATTGCGATTGTCCAAGCACTGAATGACCTGATTTCGGGCCGCACCGACGTCATGGGAAAAGAAGAGGCAGAGGGTGTGGTGGCATGTACCGACCATCTCGTTTCCGATGCTATCCCGCTGCTAATGGCAGATATCGCCACCACAGAATGTAGCCTGTCTCCTGATTTCTCCGACGAGGAGATCCACAACGTGGCAACAACTCTGCTTGATGGCTGGTCTGAAGATGTCAGCGTGCGTCAAAAAATCGCGCTTGATGCGATCGTGGAATACCGCCGTCCTGAACTCCCAAAGCCGGTAGTGCTCGATCCACTATCTGTCACTGCAAAACCCAAAAAGGCAGCTGAGCCAGAACCTAAGGCAAACAGTCAGCAGATGTCACTCTCCTACCTGCAACAGCTAACGATAGCTGCGCTTCAGGGTTTGTGTGCTAACCCTGCCTACTGCAATCAGTACGATGACTTACCGGGGATGGCTGCAGGGCTCGCGCAGAGTATTGAATACCTCCAACAGCAGGAAAGCTCCCGTGCGTCTGATTAA
- a CDS encoding repressor protein, giving the protein MDTKEIRRKRLAAWFSSRTLPEKEKSYLSQLINGKASFGERAARRIERDYGMAPGYLDEEPKGEEMRSPRPFDARHEELLDLFDSLAEWEKEQHMVNLRAQVNSIDNELKARLKGKSKQEILQMLKDLEID; this is encoded by the coding sequence ATGGACACAAAAGAAATCAGGCGCAAGCGCCTAGCGGCATGGTTTTCAAGCAGAACTTTGCCGGAAAAAGAGAAGAGCTATCTTTCACAGCTGATCAACGGTAAAGCGTCGTTCGGCGAGAGAGCAGCGCGCCGTATTGAACGTGATTACGGCATGGCTCCTGGTTATCTTGATGAAGAACCTAAGGGTGAAGAGATGCGGTCCCCACGACCGTTTGACGCTCGCCATGAAGAATTGCTTGATCTTTTCGATAGCCTTGCTGAGTGGGAAAAAGAACAGCATATGGTTAACCTCAGAGCCCAGGTAAACTCTATAGACAATGAGCTCAAAGCAAGGTTGAAAGGCAAGTCCAAACAAGAAATCCTTCAGATGCTAAAAGACCTCGAGATAGACTAA
- a CDS encoding phage replication protein — protein MQDWTQAPQQTLLYNERVRHVQSNYEHEEKAWKFWELMLEIYSTRWETKNGSAPSDLWIAQVGSLTSDQTTSVCNAMVARCKAGNSWPPDLAEFVTLVADASGNALGLRTADVMAEYKRWRNESYRYDSSEVFPWHHPVLYQICTEMRRSGVERQMTQTELEALAAMQLAKWEKHVVDGHPIPPVRRQIAAPRHAPGPTPAQLLKAQAEAAKLKRI, from the coding sequence ATGCAGGACTGGACCCAAGCTCCACAGCAAACGCTGCTGTACAACGAGCGCGTGCGACACGTGCAGAGCAATTACGAGCACGAGGAGAAAGCGTGGAAATTCTGGGAACTCATGCTGGAAATTTACTCCACCCGCTGGGAGACCAAAAACGGCTCGGCCCCGTCGGACCTATGGATTGCGCAGGTTGGGAGTTTGACCAGCGACCAGACGACGAGCGTCTGTAATGCGATGGTGGCGCGTTGCAAGGCAGGGAATTCATGGCCGCCGGATCTGGCTGAGTTCGTGACTCTTGTGGCGGACGCCAGCGGCAATGCTCTGGGGCTAAGAACTGCTGACGTAATGGCGGAATACAAGCGCTGGCGCAACGAGTCATACCGCTACGACAGTTCAGAGGTGTTCCCGTGGCATCACCCAGTCTTATATCAGATTTGCACAGAAATGCGACGCTCGGGAGTGGAAAGGCAAATGACCCAGACCGAACTCGAAGCCCTGGCTGCCATGCAGCTGGCCAAGTGGGAAAAGCATGTGGTGGACGGACATCCGATCCCGCCGGTGAGAAGGCAAATTGCCGCGCCACGCCATGCGCCAGGACCAACCCCCGCGCAGTTACTTAAAGCGCAGGCCGAAGCAGCAAAACTAAAACGAATTTAA